One stretch of Carassius gibelio isolate Cgi1373 ecotype wild population from Czech Republic chromosome B1, carGib1.2-hapl.c, whole genome shotgun sequence DNA includes these proteins:
- the LOC127949338 gene encoding uncharacterized protein LOC127949338 codes for MKVKMLAVLALVLLVSSATEGRILSKCELKSQLEAALGGNQGGNGSATLTNGPGNVTVPENVTVPKNVTVPGNTTVPDNTTANPLIAQIVCSVEHVSKFDTSLVTTIQEDPRSPVRPPVRPPPRPEQRPNERPGGRPGRPGGRGKRSHGAAHGHHSSESSESSEEKVITRLFGIFQLSDRVACDSGSGQSLNICNMSCRALTDDDIRDDITCLKTLLDSARNAPVSVFASPPKKTPLVVLSVNECRGVNPAQYFAECP; via the exons ATGAAGGTGAAGATGCTGGCCGTGTTGGCTCTGGTTCTTCTGGTCTCCAGTGCGACTGAGGGACGGATTCTCAGTAAATGTGAGCTGAAGTCCCAACTCGAGGCGGCACTGGGGGGAAATCAGGGAGGAAATGGATCTGCAACTCTCACTAATGGGCCTGGAAATGTGACTGTGCCTGAAAATGTAACTGTTCCTAAAAACGTAACTGTGCCTGGAAATACAACTGTGCCTGACAACACAACTGCCAATCCACTCATCGCCCAAA tCGTTTGTTCTGTGGAGCATGTGTCGAAGTTCGACACCAGCCTGGTCACCACCATCCAAGAAGACCCCAGATCTCCAGTGAGACCTCCAGTGAGACCCCCTCCCAGACCAGAACAACGACCCAACGAAAGACCAGGGGGAAGACCTGGACGTCCCGGTGGAAGGGGAAAGAGATCTCATGGTGCAGCACACGGGCACCACAGTTCCGAGAGTTCCGAGAGTTCCGAGGAGAAAGTCATCACAAGACTGTTTGGAATCTTCCAGCTGAGCGACCGTGTGGCCTGCGATTCCGGATCCGGCCAGAGTCTGAACATCTGCAACATGAGCTGCAGAG CTCTGACTGATGATGACATCAGGGATGACATCACGTGCCTGAAGACCCTGCTGGACAGCGCAAGAAATGC CCCTGTTTCAGTCTTCGCCTCTCCACCCAAAAAAAC GCCACTTGTGGTCCTCTCTGTGAACGAGTGCCGCGGCGTCAATCCTGCGCAGTACTTTGCTGAGTGTCCCTGA